In a genomic window of Jaculus jaculus isolate mJacJac1 chromosome 8, mJacJac1.mat.Y.cur, whole genome shotgun sequence:
- the LOC123462795 gene encoding uncharacterized protein LOC123462795 isoform X4, whose translation MWQSTPWNAGSTSPAAQAGGLKPGTAARLPELDSHGRTLARGGFPVQAGVQDLKGFPVRTWLGPEGSVVSRFQGRESFSAPRIERAVCCLNAEGTVAWKSRTSGTQMAAFRPPSCGCLGPPDNRSNGACPLLNISCGPGPGLSC comes from the exons atgtggcagag CACGCCGTGGAACGCAGGATCCACTTCTCCCGCAGCCCAAGCTGGAGGCCTGAAGCCCGGAACCGCGGCCCGCCTGCCCGAACTGGACAGTCACGGACGGACACTGGCCCGGGGTGGCTTCCCCGTGCAGGCAGGAGTGCAGGACTTAAAGGGGTTTCCAGTTCGCACCTGGCTTGGTCCTGAAGGCTCTGTGGTCTCAAGATTCCAGGGGAGAGAAAGCTTTTCAGCACCCAGAATCG AGAGGGCTGTATGCTGTCTGAATGCTGAGGGGACTGTGGCTTGGAAATCCAGGACATCTGGAACCCAAATGGCTGCTTTCAG gCCTCCTTCCTGTGGATGCCTCGGCCCTCCTGACAACAGAAGTAATGGTGCCTGCCCATTACTGAACATATCCTGCGGGCCAGGCCCTGGGCTGAGCTGTTGA
- the LOC123462795 gene encoding uncharacterized protein LOC123462795 isoform X3, whose translation MAPGVTLWSQCFQTAQARIPTRRLPALTRPRSPRAKARPGLVLWAPAACNSCIFILPRNSTPWNAGSTSPAAQAGGLKPGTAARLPELDSHGRTLARGGFPVQAGVQDLKGFPVRTWLGPEGSVVSRFQGRESFSAPRIDGTSYYRIPQGAAATM comes from the exons ATGGCCCCAGGGGTGACCCTGTGGTCCCAATGCTTTCAAACCGCACAAGCCCGGATCCCGACCCGGCGCCTTCCAGCCCTGACCCGGCCGCGATCCCCGCGGGCAAAGGCCAGACCTGGGCTTGTTCTCTGGGCGCCGGCTGCGTGTAATTCGTGCATTTTTATCTTGCCGCGCAACAGCACGCCGTGGAACGCAGGATCCACTTCTCCCGCAGCCCAAGCTGGAGGCCTGAAGCCCGGAACCGCGGCCCGCCTGCCCGAACTGGACAGTCACGGACGGACACTGGCCCGGGGTGGCTTCCCCGTGCAGGCAGGAGTGCAGGACTTAAAGGGGTTTCCAGTTCGCACCTGGCTTGGTCCTGAAGGCTCTGTGGTCTCAAGATTCCAGGGGAGAGAAAGCTTTTCAGCACCCAGAATCG ATGGAACAAGTTACTACAGGATTCCTCAGGGAGCTGCAGCCACCATGTGA
- the LOC123462795 gene encoding uncharacterized protein LOC123462795 isoform X2 produces the protein MAPGVTLWSQCFQTAQARIPTRRLPALTRPRSPRAKARPGLVLWAPAACNSCIFILPRNSTPWNAGSTSPAAQAGGLKPGTAARLPELDSHGRTLARGGFPVQAGVQDLKGFPVRTWLGPEGSVVSRFQGRESFSAPRIGLLPVDASALLTTEVMVPAHY, from the exons ATGGCCCCAGGGGTGACCCTGTGGTCCCAATGCTTTCAAACCGCACAAGCCCGGATCCCGACCCGGCGCCTTCCAGCCCTGACCCGGCCGCGATCCCCGCGGGCAAAGGCCAGACCTGGGCTTGTTCTCTGGGCGCCGGCTGCGTGTAATTCGTGCATTTTTATCTTGCCGCGCAACAGCACGCCGTGGAACGCAGGATCCACTTCTCCCGCAGCCCAAGCTGGAGGCCTGAAGCCCGGAACCGCGGCCCGCCTGCCCGAACTGGACAGTCACGGACGGACACTGGCCCGGGGTGGCTTCCCCGTGCAGGCAGGAGTGCAGGACTTAAAGGGGTTTCCAGTTCGCACCTGGCTTGGTCCTGAAGGCTCTGTGGTCTCAAGATTCCAGGGGAGAGAAAGCTTTTCAGCACCCAGAATCG gCCTCCTTCCTGTGGATGCCTCGGCCCTCCTGACAACAGAAGTAATGGTGCCTGCCCATTACTGA
- the Pak6 gene encoding serine/threonine-protein kinase PAK 6, translating to MFRKKKKKRPEISAPQNFQHRVHTSFDPKEGKFVGLPPQWQNILDTLRRPKPVVDPSRITRVQLQPMKTVVRGSSVPTDGYISGLLNDIQKLSAISSNTLRGRSPTSRRRAQSLGLLGDEHWAADPDMYLQSPQSEHTDPHGIYLSCNGGTPAGHRQMPWPEPQSPRVLPNGLAAKAQSLGPAEFQGASQRCLQLGACLPSSPPGTSPPMATGRRGVKTAKHGSEEARPQSCLVGSAASRPGGEGSPKTQESSLKHRLFRSMFLSTPAGSGRAGPAPQSKPNSAFRPPQKDSPPSLVAKAQSLPSDQPTGTFSPLTTSDTSSPQKSFHPAPAAGPLPGRSSPAGSPRTRHAQISTSNLYLPQDPTVAKGALAGEDTGIVTHEQFKAALRMVVDQGDPRLLLDSYVKIGEGSTGIVCLAREKHSGRQVAVKMMDLRKQQRRELLFNEVVIMRDYQHLNVVEMYKSYLVGEELWVLMEFLQGGALTDIISQVRLNEEQIATVCEAVLQALAYLHTQGVIHRDIKSDSILLTLDGRVKLSDFGFCAQISKDVPKRKSLVGTPYWMAPEVISRSLYATEVDIWSLGIMVIEMVDGEPPYFSDSPVQAMKRLRDSPPPKLKNSYKVSPVLRDFLERMLVRDPQERATAQELLDHPFLLQTGLPECLVPLIQLYRKQASTC from the exons ATGTTccgcaagaagaagaagaaacgcCCCGAGATCTCAGCCCCACAGAACTTCCAACACCGCGTCCACACCTCCTTTGACCCCAAGGAAGGCAAGTTTGTGGGCCTACCCCCACAATGGCAGAACATCTTAGACACCCTGCGGCGTCCCAAGCCTGTGGTGGACCCGTCACGAATCACACGCGTGCAGCTGCAGCCTATGAAG aCAGTGGTGCGGGGCAGCTCAGTGCCCACAGACGGCTATATCTCGGGATTGCTCAATGACATCCAGAAGTTATCCGCCATCAGCTCCAACACTCTGCGTGGTCGCAGTCCCACAAGCCGGCGACGGGCACAGTCCCTTGGGCTGCTGGGGGATGAACACTGGGCCGCTGACCCAGACATGTACCTCCAGAGCCCGCAGTCGGAGCACACTGACCCCCATGGCATCTACCTCAGCTGCAACGGGGGCACGCCAGCaggtcacaggcaaatgccatggCCCGAGCCCCAGAGCCCACGGGTTCTGCCCAACGGGCTGGCTGCCAAGGCACAGTCCTTGGGTCCTGCCGAGTTCCAAGGTGCCTCACAGCGCTGCCTGCAGCTGGGCGCCTGCCTGCCCAGTTCCCCACCTGGCACCTCACCCCCCATGGCCACAGGGAGGCGTGGGGTGAAGACTGCCAAACATGGGTCTGAGGAGGCCCGGCCACAGTCCTGCCTGGTGGGCTCGGCAGCCAGCAGGCCAGGTGGGGAAGGCAGCCCGAAGACCCAGGAGAGCAGCCTCAAGCACCGGCTGTTCCGAAGCATGTTCCTGTCCACGCCCGCGGGCAGCGGCAGAGCAGGTCCCGCACCGCAGAGCAAG CCCAACTCTGCTTTCCGACCCCCACAGAAAGATTCTCCCCCAAGCCTGGTGGCCAAGGCCCAGTCCTTACCCTCGGACCAGCCCACGGGGACCTTCAGTCCTCTGACCACCTCGGACACCAGCAGCCCCCAGAAGTCCTTCCACCCAGCCCCAGCCGCCGGCCCACTTCCAGGCCGGTCTTCCCCGGCAGGCTCCCCTCGCACTCGGCATGCCCAGATCAGCACCAGCAACCTGTACCTGCCCCAGGACCCCACAGTGGCTAAGGGTGCCCTGGCTGGAGAGGACACGGGCATTGTGACGCATGAGCAGTTCAAGGCTGCGCTCAGGATGGTGGTAGACCAGGGTGACCCCCGGCTGCTACTGGATAGCTATGTGAAGATTGGGGAGGGGTCCACGGGCATCGTGTGCCTGGCCCGGGAGAAGCACTCGGGTCGACAGGTGGCTGTCAAGATGATGGACCTCAGGAAGCAGCAACGCCGGGAGCTGCTTTTTAACGAG GTAGTGATCATGCGAGACTACCAGCACCTCAATGTGGTGGAGATGTACAAGAGTTACCTGGTGGGTGAGGAGCTGTGGGTGCTGATGGAGTTCCTGCAGGGCGGGGCCCTCACCGACATCATCTCCCAAGTCAG GCTGAATGAGGAGCAGATCGCCACTGTGTGTGAGGCTGTGCTGCAGGCCCTGGCTTACCTGCACACCCAGGGTGTCATCCATCGGGACATCAAGAGTGACTCCATCCTGCTGACCCTGGATGGAAGG GTAAAGCTTTCAGACTTTGGATTCTGTGCTCAGATCAGCAAAGATGTCCCCAAGAGGAAGTCCCTGGTGGGCACCCCATACTGGATGGCTCCTGAAGTAATCTCCAGGTCTCTGTATGCCACTGAG GTGGATATCTGGTCTCTGGGCATCATGGTGATTGAGATGGTAGATGGAGAGCCCCCTTACTTCAGCGACTCCCCAGTACAAGCCATGAAGAGACTCCGGGATAGCCCCCCACCTAAGCTGAAAAACTCTTACAAG
- the LOC123462795 gene encoding uncharacterized protein LOC123462795 isoform X1, which produces MAPGVTLWSQCFQTAQARIPTRRLPALTRPRSPRAKARPGLVLWAPAACNSCIFILPRNSTPWNAGSTSPAAQAGGLKPGTAARLPELDSHGRTLARGGFPVQAGVQDLKGFPVRTWLGPEGSVVSRFQGRESFSAPRIERAVCCLNAEGTVAWKSRTSGTQMAAFRPPSCGCLGPPDNRSNGACPLLNISCGPGPGLSC; this is translated from the exons ATGGCCCCAGGGGTGACCCTGTGGTCCCAATGCTTTCAAACCGCACAAGCCCGGATCCCGACCCGGCGCCTTCCAGCCCTGACCCGGCCGCGATCCCCGCGGGCAAAGGCCAGACCTGGGCTTGTTCTCTGGGCGCCGGCTGCGTGTAATTCGTGCATTTTTATCTTGCCGCGCAACAGCACGCCGTGGAACGCAGGATCCACTTCTCCCGCAGCCCAAGCTGGAGGCCTGAAGCCCGGAACCGCGGCCCGCCTGCCCGAACTGGACAGTCACGGACGGACACTGGCCCGGGGTGGCTTCCCCGTGCAGGCAGGAGTGCAGGACTTAAAGGGGTTTCCAGTTCGCACCTGGCTTGGTCCTGAAGGCTCTGTGGTCTCAAGATTCCAGGGGAGAGAAAGCTTTTCAGCACCCAGAATCG AGAGGGCTGTATGCTGTCTGAATGCTGAGGGGACTGTGGCTTGGAAATCCAGGACATCTGGAACCCAAATGGCTGCTTTCAG gCCTCCTTCCTGTGGATGCCTCGGCCCTCCTGACAACAGAAGTAATGGTGCCTGCCCATTACTGAACATATCCTGCGGGCCAGGCCCTGGGCTGAGCTGTTGA